A stretch of the Osmerus mordax isolate fOsmMor3 chromosome 12, fOsmMor3.pri, whole genome shotgun sequence genome encodes the following:
- the LOC136954567 gene encoding EF-hand calcium-binding domain-containing protein 9-like, whose translation MKLKKGSILSFLDFDNVYCLLSVRNAKILVDYFKLLDFHNKNTLNDIQFCHFMHHVTDLKKKEIMHTFDMLDWDASGEIGFEQFYMLVCILLSSEFHVEKNFLFRYSRPVFEFLDMDGSRCISPAEFQSSGFLFNLKGPALSRIFHDFDVSGDEKLNYKEFKMFTMACLDMQKDAKNQRSKCSPEHKGIENMSLFYCIIEDSYRWRHKLN comes from the exons ATGAAACTAAAAAAAGGATCTATCCTGAGTTTTTTAGACTTCGACAATGTCTattgtctgctctctgtccGCAATGCCAAAATATTGGTCGACTACTTTAAACTGCTGGATTTCCACAACAAAAACACGTTGAACG acatCCAGTTTTGCCACTTCATGCACCATGTGACCGACTTGAAGAAGAAGGAGATCATGCACACTTTCGACATGCTGGACTGGGACGCCAGCGGGGAGATTGGCTTTGAGCAGTTTTACATGCTTGTTTGCATTCTTCTCTCCAGTGAG TTCCACGTGGAGAAGAACTTCCTCTTCCGTTACTCGCGGCCTGTGTTTGAATTTCTGGACATGGATGGAAGCCGGTGCATCAGTCCTGCTGAGTTCCAATCCTCCGGCTTCCTCTTCAACCTCAAGGGACCCGCCCTCAGCAGGATCTTCCATGACTTTGACGTGTCTGGAGACGAG AAACTGAACTATAAGGAGTTCAAGATGTTCACCATGGCCTGCCTCGACATGCAGAAAGATGCCAAGAACCAGAGGAGCAA GTGCTCCCCCGAGCACAAAGGCATTGAAAATATGAGCTTGTTCTACTGTATCATAGAAGATTCCTACAG GTGGCGACATAAGCTAAACTAG
- the LOC136954649 gene encoding C4b-binding protein alpha chain-like, translating to MPNSNGIPGLCIFSVAILLTFVPDAVQAQCSRPTGENMHLKEEYLSQTSFPDGSKAMFACDTGYRGAGPLSVVCLGDSWTPIQEGCKKVACGAPGEVANGWYDIREGTDFGSVAQAHCHEGHRLLGMGRRVCKSAGWSNRVAVCEVVQCGPPPQIHSGVILDEKESYSYGAVARYRCHGDLTLNGSRTLHCDKTGQFYPNPPTCIDVTCPDPVVENAYLIERSMPPFKYRSYVTFKCLRGYKLNGSNSLTCQIDSVWSKSLPACVKDDSSVEPDEPEKKLSYFNKFRSFMKNFYEKVKSELNEVELGWFD from the exons ATGCCAAATAGCAATGGAATTCCGGGACTCTGTATATTTTCTGTTGCGATTTTACTCACCTTTGTTCCCGATGCTGTTCAAG ctcagtgCTCCAGACCGACAGGTGAGAACATGCACCTGAAAGAGGAATACTTGTCCCAAACATCTTTCCCCGACGGGTCGAAGGCAATGTTTGCGTGTGACACAGGTTACAGAGGGGCAGGACCCCTGTCTGTGGTCTGCCTTGGAGACAGCTGGACTCCAATACAAGAAGGATGTAAAA AGGTGGCTTGTGGTGCACCAGGAGAGGTGGCGAATGGTTGGTATGATATCAGAGAAGGGACGGACTTTGGGAGCGTAGCTCAAGCGCACTGCCACGAAGG TCATCGATTGCTGGGGATGGGTAGGAGAGTGTGCAAGTCAGCGGGCTGGTCAAACAGAGTCGCGGTGTGTGAAG TGGTTCAGTGTGGTCCACCCCCTCAAATACACAGCGGAGTTATTTTAGATGAAAAGGAGTCCTATAGTTATGGAGCAGTGGCCAGGTATCGTTGCCACGGGGACCTTACCCTTAATGGATCCCGAACTTTGCACTGTGACAAAACAGGACAGTTTTACCCCAACCCACCCACATGTATAG ATGTAACTTGTCCAGACCCTGTGGTTGAGAATGCTTATCTCATAGAAAGAAGCATGCCACCATTCAAATACAGATCTTATGTCACATTTAAGTGTCTTCGTGGCTACAAGTTGAATGGATCCAACAGTCTTACCTGTCAAATAGACAGTGTTTGGTCAAAATCTCTTCCTGCTTGCGTAAAAG ATGATTCATCTGTGGAACCAGATGAACCAGAGAAAAAGTTGAGCTATTTCAATAAATTTAGAAGTTTTATGAAGAATTTTTATGAGAAAGTCAAGAGTGAATTAAACG AGGTTGAATTAGGTTGGTTTGACTAA
- the il12ba gene encoding LOW QUALITY PROTEIN: interleukin 12Ba (The sequence of the model RefSeq protein was modified relative to this genomic sequence to represent the inferred CDS: substituted 1 base at 1 genomic stop codon) — MVTLQLSGGQLSPSYWTLLPNVVVVEVDGVSRFHHTLTCLGVSETGERPSEVAEGEIAWRSNGKEKEQKGNSYRVALEEHLGGGNYSCHSRGGALLNHTTVLLRTPRYRPENINEAHPDYLTCTTQNYSGEFRCSWTQREGKVILVSAARGSTDGVDCTVDERNEQWTCRSGKVDITCSVDGSGNGISCLDRKHCPYNEESERMVLTIYTRNRNHNLREYTQSFLISEIVRPDKVSIRKVNQTTVEWSYPESWNTPYSFFPLTFQVRNIRKGLCNDPSNKPHPTDGNQWSIKRKKGLVCVRSQDPLCNSTWSEWTHYKXEKQLSFLSH, encoded by the exons ATGGTCACTCTTCAACTGTCCGGAGGCCAGCTATCTCCGAGCTATTGGACTCTTCTACCCAATG ttgttgtggtggaggtggatggtGTCTCCAGGTTTCACCACACCCTGACCTGCCTGGGTGTCTCTGAGACGGGGGAGCGGCCGAGCGAGGTGGCGGAGGGGGAGATCGCCTGGAGGAGCAACggaaaggagaaggagcagaaagGCAACAGTTACCGGGTGGCTCTGGAGGAGCATTTGGGAGGAGGAAACTACAGCTGCCACAGTAGAGGTGGAGCTCTGCTGAACCACACCACAGTGCTGCTGAGAACACCCAGATATCGTCCGGAGAACATCAATGAAGCACATCCAG ACTATCTGACATGCACAACGCAGAACTACAGTGGCGAGTTCCGCTGTTCCTGGactcagagagaggggaaagtcaTCCTCGTTAGTGCTGCCCG TGGCAGTACAGATGGGGTTGACTGTACTGTGGATGAGAGAAATGAGCAGTGGACGTGCCGTTCAGGAAAAGTGGACATCACCTGTTCAGTGGACGGCAGTGGGAATGGTATTTCCTGTCTGGACAGGAAGCACTGCCCCTACAATGAGGAGTCTGAGCGCATGGTTCTCACAATCTACACCAGGAATCGAAATCACAACTTGAGGGAGTACACCCAGAGCTTCCTCATATCAGAGATAG TGAGACCAGACAAAGTGTCCATTCGGAAGGTGAACCAGACCACGGTTGAGTGGAGCTACCCTGAGTCCTGGAACACCCCTTACTCCTtcttccccctcaccttccaGGTCCGGAACATCAGGAAGGGCTTGTGTAACGACCCTTCAAACAAG CCTCACCCCACAGACGGAAACCAGTGGTCCATAAAGAGGAAGAAAGGCCTGGTTTGTGTCAGATCTCAGGATCCTTTGTGTAACTCAACCTGGAGTGAGTGGACCCACTACAAGTGAGAAAAACAGCTATCTTTCTTAAGTCACTAG